The following are encoded in a window of Arctopsyche grandis isolate Sample6627 chromosome 2, ASM5162203v2, whole genome shotgun sequence genomic DNA:
- the l(1)G0289 gene encoding plexin domain containing lethal (1) G0289 isoform X2, whose protein sequence is MAVRRSTCAFALVALLFTCFSAAIAHSSSDGLTNLHMYLPFQDDATANVRSRRTLPEGIPKDVVTPQSTSVPTLESTLAPNNKTASPNKNATSTSSSNVKADAAKNVTLTTSSTPRNGSAVDDFNSDEFTELQETLLASHNVTNIKNDTHEYYNSTFIVDKNRFEEYWKMIMNSGAVITTPVLSQSHKRAVIVNLSFGFPFYGHYVWNITIATGGFLYMGDYVHKWIAATQFIAPLMANFDAGLHNDSFVKYIDNGTSFTVIWENVTLQDKNQSEKFTFATHLLANGDITFAYKSVPIPIDSIRNDSHPVKVGLSDAFIIDKMFFLSRRKSIYEYHLVDFRSKPITNNTLIYLTALPTCLQYNTCSSCIQHETGFNCAWCPNINRCSHGNDRNRQDWIIKNCEETKINKLSQCQTTVTVAPSKSPQDHIAPNISSKNNSETTLHPKATNEEVHQPNNEGGQTAVTVSLVALLTTVGLLAWLVYAYRNPHTYSGQLLIKYRPSQWSWRRGEARYTAATIHM, encoded by the exons ATGGCCGTTCGTCGTTCGACGTGCGCTTTCGCGCTCGTTGCACTTTTATTTACCTGTTTTAGTGCGGCTATTGCACATTCCTCATCAG ATGGCCTCACAAATTTGCATATGTATTTGCCGTTTCAAGACGACGCGACGGCAAATGTACGATCGCGTAGAACCCTGCCCGAGGGGATCCCGAAGGATGTGGTCACGCCTCAAAGCACGTCGGTGCCCACATTAGAGTCCACTCTGGCCCCGAATAATAAGACGGCTTCCCCGAACAAGAATGCGACGTCCACGTCCTCGTCCAATGTTAAAGCAGATGCGGCTAAAAATGTCACCCTCACGACCAGTTCGACGCCAA GAAATGGCAGTGCTGTCGACGATTTTAATTCGGACGAGTTCACCGAGCTACAAGAGACGCTGCTCGCCAGTCACAATGTGACTAATATAAAGAAT GACACTCACGAGTATTACAACAGTACGTTTATTGTGGACAAAAATCGTTTCGAAGAATATTGGAAGATGATTATGAACAGCGGTGCGGTCATCACGACTCCAGTTCTAAGCCAATCCCATAAAAGAGCAGTG ATTGTTAACTTGTCGTTCGGCTTTCCGTTCTATGGACACTATGTGTGGAACATAACGATAGCTACTGGTGGATTCTTATATATGGGAGATTACGTTCATAAGTGGATTGCAGCAACCCAGTTCATCGCACCGTTGATGGCCAACTTCGACGCCGGTCTTCATAATGACAGTTttgtcaaatacatagataacg GTACGTCGTTCACGGTCATCTGGGAAAATGTCACACTGCAGGACAAGAATCAAAGTGAAAAATTCACATTCGCCACGCATCTCCTAGCCAACGGTGATATAACGTTCGCTTACAAGTCGGTTCCTATACCAATTGATTCCATCCGGAATGACAGCCATCCGGTTAAAGTCGGACTCAGCGATGCTTTCATAATTGACAAAATGTTCTTCC TCTCTCGAAGAAAATCCATATACGAGTATCACCTGGTGGACTTCCGCAGTAAACCCATCACAAATAACACATTGATATATTTGACTGCGTTGCCGACTTGTCTACAATATAACACCTGTAGTTCGTGTATTCAACATGAAACTGgatttaat TGTGCATGGTGTCCCAATATTAATCGATGCTCTCACGGAAATGATAGAAATCGTCAAGATTGGATTATTAAAA ATTGTGAAGAgacaaaaatcaacaaattgtcTCAATGCCAAACAACAGTCACCGTAGCACCTAGCAAGAGTCCTCAGGATCACATTGCGCCGAACATTTCTAGCAAAAATAATTCAGAAACTACATTACACCCTA AAGCTACAAATGAAGAGGTGCATCAACCGAACAACGAAGGGGGACAGACAGCAGTGACGGTCAGTTTGGTCGCTTTATTAACGACCGTAGGATTGTTGGCCTGGTTGGTGTATGCTTATCGCAACCCCCACACATATAGTGGACAACTACTGATTAAA tacCGTCCATCTCAATGGAGTTGGCGTAGAGGAGAAGCTCGTTACACAGCAGCCACAATTCACATGTAA
- the l(1)G0289 gene encoding plexin domain containing lethal (1) G0289 isoform X1, whose protein sequence is MAVRRSTCAFALVALLFTCFSAAIAHSSSDGLTNLHMYLPFQDDATANVRSRRTLPEGIPKDVVTPQSTSVPTLESTLAPNNKTASPNKNATSTSSSNVKADAAKNVTLTTSSTPKAEGGAAHHNLGEDDVDLRRFKDCERGSNLNSSICVSKPIVPDEGNGSAVDDFNSDEFTELQETLLASHNVTNIKNDTHEYYNSTFIVDKNRFEEYWKMIMNSGAVITTPVLSQSHKRAVIVNLSFGFPFYGHYVWNITIATGGFLYMGDYVHKWIAATQFIAPLMANFDAGLHNDSFVKYIDNGTSFTVIWENVTLQDKNQSEKFTFATHLLANGDITFAYKSVPIPIDSIRNDSHPVKVGLSDAFIIDKMFFLSRRKSIYEYHLVDFRSKPITNNTLIYLTALPTCLQYNTCSSCIQHETGFNCAWCPNINRCSHGNDRNRQDWIIKNCEETKINKLSQCQTTVTVAPSKSPQDHIAPNISSKNNSETTLHPKATNEEVHQPNNEGGQTAVTVSLVALLTTVGLLAWLVYAYRNPHTYSGQLLIKYRPSQWSWRRGEARYTAATIHM, encoded by the exons ATGGCCGTTCGTCGTTCGACGTGCGCTTTCGCGCTCGTTGCACTTTTATTTACCTGTTTTAGTGCGGCTATTGCACATTCCTCATCAG ATGGCCTCACAAATTTGCATATGTATTTGCCGTTTCAAGACGACGCGACGGCAAATGTACGATCGCGTAGAACCCTGCCCGAGGGGATCCCGAAGGATGTGGTCACGCCTCAAAGCACGTCGGTGCCCACATTAGAGTCCACTCTGGCCCCGAATAATAAGACGGCTTCCCCGAACAAGAATGCGACGTCCACGTCCTCGTCCAATGTTAAAGCAGATGCGGCTAAAAATGTCACCCTCACGACCAGTTCGACGCCAA AAGCAGAGGGCGGTGCCGCCCATCACAATCTGGGCGAAGATGATGTGGACTTGAGACGCTTTAAAGACTGCGAGCGCGGCTCGAATTTAAATTCTTCCATATGCGTGAGCAAACCCATAGTTCCCGATGAAG GAAATGGCAGTGCTGTCGACGATTTTAATTCGGACGAGTTCACCGAGCTACAAGAGACGCTGCTCGCCAGTCACAATGTGACTAATATAAAGAAT GACACTCACGAGTATTACAACAGTACGTTTATTGTGGACAAAAATCGTTTCGAAGAATATTGGAAGATGATTATGAACAGCGGTGCGGTCATCACGACTCCAGTTCTAAGCCAATCCCATAAAAGAGCAGTG ATTGTTAACTTGTCGTTCGGCTTTCCGTTCTATGGACACTATGTGTGGAACATAACGATAGCTACTGGTGGATTCTTATATATGGGAGATTACGTTCATAAGTGGATTGCAGCAACCCAGTTCATCGCACCGTTGATGGCCAACTTCGACGCCGGTCTTCATAATGACAGTTttgtcaaatacatagataacg GTACGTCGTTCACGGTCATCTGGGAAAATGTCACACTGCAGGACAAGAATCAAAGTGAAAAATTCACATTCGCCACGCATCTCCTAGCCAACGGTGATATAACGTTCGCTTACAAGTCGGTTCCTATACCAATTGATTCCATCCGGAATGACAGCCATCCGGTTAAAGTCGGACTCAGCGATGCTTTCATAATTGACAAAATGTTCTTCC TCTCTCGAAGAAAATCCATATACGAGTATCACCTGGTGGACTTCCGCAGTAAACCCATCACAAATAACACATTGATATATTTGACTGCGTTGCCGACTTGTCTACAATATAACACCTGTAGTTCGTGTATTCAACATGAAACTGgatttaat TGTGCATGGTGTCCCAATATTAATCGATGCTCTCACGGAAATGATAGAAATCGTCAAGATTGGATTATTAAAA ATTGTGAAGAgacaaaaatcaacaaattgtcTCAATGCCAAACAACAGTCACCGTAGCACCTAGCAAGAGTCCTCAGGATCACATTGCGCCGAACATTTCTAGCAAAAATAATTCAGAAACTACATTACACCCTA AAGCTACAAATGAAGAGGTGCATCAACCGAACAACGAAGGGGGACAGACAGCAGTGACGGTCAGTTTGGTCGCTTTATTAACGACCGTAGGATTGTTGGCCTGGTTGGTGTATGCTTATCGCAACCCCCACACATATAGTGGACAACTACTGATTAAA tacCGTCCATCTCAATGGAGTTGGCGTAGAGGAGAAGCTCGTTACACAGCAGCCACAATTCACATGTAA
- the LOC143922960 gene encoding putative palmitoyltransferase ZDHHC24, which yields MAMPKSRYAEYFLVFVTIFIIPSFYFAEVYLILPALNEKWSFWYTFHFVMSLFLIHNVAGNFSLGIQGPGNIRENFVPEPTADWKFCSFCNRMAPPRSWHCTTCKYCVFKRDHHCHFFGCCVGYFNFRYFYMFVMYVFISMLYAMCVNLAFFFRFIGMDNFSLMSLVYFLFPFASLMVSLNGDNWHFLLIGVNFVLLMFTGILFVYHTQSLVTGKTAGESKHSGSDCYNRGLKANFAEAFGLRWYLVWLSPFLRSPMLGDGTWWRKNQVPKDD from the coding sequence ATGGCGATGCCCAAAAGTCGATATGCCGAGTATTTTTTAGTATTTGTGACGATTTTCATCATTCCGTCGTTTTATTTCGCGGAAGTCTACTTGATTTTGCCAGCGTTGAATGAAAAATGGAGCTTCTGGTACACTTTTCACTTTGTCATGTCGTTATTTTTGATCCACAACGTGGCTGGAAACTTCAGTCTGGGCATACAAGGACCGGGTAACATACGAGAGAACTTTGTGCCTGAACCGACGGCCGACTGGAAGTTTTGCTCGTTTTGCAATCGCATGGCACCACCACGATCGTGGCACTGCACCACTTGTAAATATTGCGTCTTCAAACGGGACCACCACTGCCACTTCTTCGGCTGCTGTGTGGGCTACTTCAACTTCAGATACTTTTACATGTTTGTCATGTACGTGTTTATATCGATGCTGTATGCCATGTGCGTCAACCTGGCCTTCTTTTTCAGGTTCATAGGAATGGATAACTTCAGTTTGATGTCTCTAGTGTACTTTTTGTTTCCCTTCGCATCTCTGATGGTCAGTTTAAACGGAGATAATTGGCACTTTCTGCTTATAGGGGTGAACTTTGTGCTGTTAATGTTCACCGGAATACTGTTCGTGTATCACACTCAATCTCTAGTGACGGGTAAAACTGCTGGCGAATCAAAGCACTCGGGTTCCGATTGTTACAATCGTGGACTCAAAGCTAATTTTGCTGAAGCCTTTGGTCTCAGGTGGTATTTAGTTTGGTTGTCACCGTTTTTAAGAAGTCCCATGTTGGGCGATGGCACCTGGTGGAGAAAAAATCAAGTGCCTAAAGACGATTAG
- the LOC143922957 gene encoding ATP-binding cassette sub-family F member 2, with the protein MPSDAKKREQQKKKEAAKARGGKKGGGSSNNQGNDPSDMNGRSDQNGHEKEYTHEELLCMKLDAEAKINCEARSCTGSLAIHPRARDVKIANFSITFYGTELLQDTLLELNCGRRYGLLGLNGSGKSSLLSVLGNREVPIQEHIDIFHLTREMPASDKTALECVMEVDEERIKLEKLAEELVHCDHDDAQEQLLDVYERLDDISADTAEARAAHILHGLGFTTDMQNKPTKDFSGGWRMRIALARALYVKPHLLLLDEPTNHLDLDACVWLEEELKHYKRILVLISHSQDFLNGVCTNIVHMTKKRLKYYTGNYETFFRTRMELLENQMKQYNWEQDQISHMKNYIARFGHGSAKLARQAQSKEKTLAKMVAQGLTEKVTDDKVLNFYFPSCGSVPPPVIMVQNVSFRYTEKGPWIYKNLEFGMDLDTRIALVGPNGAGKSTLLKLLYGELFPSSGMIRKNSHLRIARYHQHLHELLDLDLSPLEYMMKAFPEVKEREEMRKIIGRYGLTGRQQVCPIRQLSDGQRCRVVFAWLAWQVPHLLLLDEPTNHLDMETIDALADAINDFEGGMVLVSHDFRLINQVAEEIWICENGTCTKWQGGIIKYKDHLKNKILKENASNASKLLKEK; encoded by the exons AGCAAAAGAAGAAAGAGGCAGCGAAAGCTCGCGGAGGAAAGAAAGGCGGCGGCAGCTCAAATAATCAGGGCAATGACCCATCCGACATGAATGGACGATCAGACCAAAACGGCCACGAAAAGGAATACACCCACGAAG agctGTTGTGTATGAAATTAGACGCTGAAGCGAAAATCAACTGTGAAGCTCGGTCTTGTACTGGATCGTTGGCCATTCATCCACGCGCTAGGGACGTCAAGATAGCCAATTTTTCTATTACCTTTTACGGAACAGAACTGTTACAAGACACTCTGTTGGAACTCAATTGCGGTAGACGATATGGGTTACTTGGTTTAAACGGGAGTG GAAAATCTTCACTCTTGAGTGTATTGGGTAATAGAGAAGTGCCGATCCAAGAGCACATAGACATATTTCACTTGACGCGCGAAATGCCCGCTTCTGATAAAACTGCACTGGAGTGCGTCATGGAAGTCGACGAGGAGAGGATTAAGTTAGAGAAATTAGCCGAGGAACTGGTGCATTGCGATCACGACG ATGCTCAGGAACAGTTGTTGGACGTCTACGAGAGATTGGATGACATAAGTGCCGATACTGCCGAAGCAAGGGCAGCGCACATTTTACACGGTCTGGGTTTCACCACAGATATGCAAAACAAACCCACCAAAGATTTCTCAGGAG GTTGGCGGATGAGAATAGCGTTGGCTCGTGCGCTCTATGTCAAACCACATCTCTTGCTGTTGGACGAGCCTACAAATCATTTAGATTTAGACGCTTGTGTGTGGCTAGAGGAAGAACTGAAACA TTACAAAAGAATATTAGTGCTTATTTCTCACTCCCAAGATTTCCTCAACGGCGTTTGTACCAACATTGTTCATATGACGAAAAAGAGGCTCAAATATTACACGGGAAACTACGAGACATTCTTCCGCACCCGTATGGAACTATTGGAAAATCAAATGAAACAATACAACTGGGAGCAAGATCAGATTTCACACATGAAG AATTATATCGCTCGATTTGGACACGGTTCTGCAAAGTTGGCCAGACAAGCGCAGTCCAAAGAAAAGACCTTGGCAAAGATGGTCGCCCAAGGTTTGACGGAGAAGGTTACCGACGATAAGGTGCTAAACTTTTACTTCCCTAGCTGTGGCTCAGTTCCGCCGCCAGTCATCATGGTTCAA AATGTTTCGTTCAGATACACCGAGAAAGGACCGTGGATCTATAAGAATCTGGAGTTCGGAATGGATCTCGATACGAGGATAGCCCTCGTCGGACCAAATGGTGCCGGCAAATCTACCCTACTCAAGTTGCTGTATGGAGAG TTATTTCCGTCTTCTGGTATGATACGTAAAAATTCGCATTTGCGGATCGCACGATACCATCAGCACTTGCACGAGTTGCTCGACTTGGATCTTTCCCCGCTCGAATACATGATGAAAGCTTTCCCCGAAGTGAAGGAGCGCGAGGAAATGAGGAAGATTATCGGTCGCTATGGACTCACAGGCAGACAACAA GTGTGTCCGATACGACAGTTGTCTGACGGTCAGAGGTGTAGAGTGGTGTTCGCTTGGCTTGCTTGGCAGGTCCCTCATTTGTTGTTGCTCGACGAACCTACCAATCATCTTGACATGGAAACTATTGACGCTCTCGCTGACGCTATCAACGACTTCGAAGGAGGGATGGTACTCGTCAGTCACGACTTCAGGCTCATCAATCAG GTGGCTGAAGAAATATGGATCTGTGAAAATGGAACGTGCACAAAGTGGCAGGGTGGTATTATTAAATACAAGGAccatctgaaaaataaaattctaaaagaAAACGCTAGTAACGCTAGTAAATTGCTGAAAGAGAAATAG